A single window of Streptomyces cathayae DNA harbors:
- the hemE gene encoding uroporphyrinogen decarboxylase encodes MSANVSPRGKQPTQTYDSAFLKACRREPVPHTPVWFMRQAGRSLPEYRKVREGIAMLDSCMRPDLVAEITLQPVRRHNVDAAIYFSDIVVPLKAIGIDLDIKPGIGPVVEEPFRTRADLARLRDLTPEDVSYVTEAYRLLTAELGSTPLIGFAGAPFTLASYLIEGGPSRTYENAKAMMYGDPELWADLLDRLADITAAFLTVQIEAGASAVQLFDSWAGALAPADYRRSVMSASAKVLDAVSGYGVPRIHFGVGTGELLGLMGEAGADVVGVDWRVPLDEAVRRVGPGKALQGNLDPTVLFAGTEAVEAKTREVLAQAEGLEGHIFNLGHGVMPNTEADALTRLVDHVHTLTAR; translated from the coding sequence GTGAGTGCCAATGTCAGCCCCCGGGGCAAGCAGCCGACCCAGACGTACGACAGTGCCTTCCTCAAGGCGTGCCGGCGTGAGCCGGTTCCGCACACTCCGGTGTGGTTCATGCGGCAGGCGGGCCGCTCACTGCCGGAGTACCGCAAGGTGCGCGAGGGCATCGCGATGCTCGACTCCTGCATGCGCCCCGACCTCGTCGCCGAGATCACGCTCCAGCCGGTCCGCCGGCACAACGTCGACGCGGCGATCTACTTCAGCGACATCGTCGTCCCCCTCAAGGCCATCGGGATCGACCTCGACATCAAGCCCGGCATCGGCCCCGTCGTCGAGGAGCCCTTCCGCACCCGCGCCGACCTGGCCCGGCTGCGCGACCTCACCCCGGAGGACGTCTCCTACGTCACCGAGGCGTACCGCCTGCTGACCGCCGAGCTGGGCTCCACCCCGCTCATCGGCTTCGCGGGCGCCCCGTTCACCCTCGCCAGCTATCTCATCGAGGGCGGCCCGTCCCGCACCTACGAGAACGCCAAGGCGATGATGTACGGCGACCCGGAACTCTGGGCCGACCTCCTCGACCGCCTCGCGGACATCACCGCCGCCTTCCTCACCGTGCAGATCGAGGCCGGTGCCTCCGCGGTCCAGCTCTTCGACTCCTGGGCCGGCGCGCTCGCCCCCGCCGACTACCGGCGCTCGGTGATGTCCGCCTCGGCCAAGGTCCTCGACGCGGTGTCCGGGTACGGCGTCCCCCGCATCCACTTCGGTGTCGGCACCGGCGAACTCCTCGGCCTGATGGGCGAGGCCGGCGCGGACGTGGTGGGCGTCGACTGGCGCGTCCCCCTGGACGAGGCCGTCCGCCGCGTCGGTCCCGGCAAGGCACTCCAGGGCAACCTCGACCCGACCGTGCTGTTCGCCGGCACCGAGGCCGTCGAGGCGAAGACCCGCGAGGTCCTGGCCCAGGCGGAGGGCCTCGAGGGCCACATCTTCAACCTCGGCCACGGCGTCATGCCGAACACCGAAGCGGACGCCCTGACCCGCCTGGTGGACCACGTCCACACCCTCACCGCCCGCTGA
- a CDS encoding zf-HC2 domain-containing protein yields the protein MSGEHASMRLLDDYARGDTEMAVDAVWALEAHLETCAMCRSRLAASVATEVPGIATLLDTVRAGLEPQLDAAVRTPSRRHRPRGLSAWLTPAMAPWLAMTVVVTLMALLLDSLAPPTFFGDISPVLAIAPVLPLCGVAASWSRGLDPAYELTASTARAGLPLLLRRTTAVLVVVLPGLLVEGWLTGTMTAAQWLLPSLAFTSTALALGSLVGVTRAATGLAVAWGVVVVAPTWVTGHTPLALRIVFQPDQLPAWGLLLALGIGAVIARRKAYSTL from the coding sequence ATGAGCGGGGAACACGCGTCGATGCGGCTGCTCGACGACTACGCACGTGGTGATACGGAGATGGCCGTGGACGCGGTGTGGGCGTTGGAGGCCCATCTGGAGACGTGCGCGATGTGCCGGAGTCGTCTGGCGGCCTCCGTGGCCACCGAGGTGCCCGGCATCGCCACGCTCCTCGACACCGTCCGCGCCGGTCTGGAACCGCAGCTGGACGCGGCCGTCAGGACACCCTCGCGGCGACACCGCCCGAGGGGGCTGTCGGCCTGGCTGACGCCGGCCATGGCCCCGTGGCTGGCCATGACCGTCGTGGTCACCCTGATGGCGCTGCTGCTGGACTCGCTCGCGCCGCCCACGTTCTTCGGCGACATCTCTCCCGTGCTGGCGATCGCCCCCGTGCTGCCGCTGTGTGGTGTCGCCGCATCGTGGTCGCGCGGCCTGGACCCGGCGTACGAACTGACGGCCTCGACCGCCCGAGCCGGCCTGCCCCTGCTCCTCAGGCGCACCACGGCGGTTCTCGTGGTGGTCCTGCCCGGGCTCCTGGTGGAGGGCTGGCTGACCGGAACCATGACGGCCGCGCAGTGGCTGCTGCCCTCCCTGGCCTTCACCTCCACCGCCCTGGCGCTGGGCAGCCTGGTCGGCGTGACCCGCGCCGCCACCGGGCTTGCGGTCGCGTGGGGCGTCGTCGTCGTGGCGCCCACGTGGGTCACCGGCCACACCCCCCTTGCCCTGCGAATTGTTTTCCAGCCCGACCAACTGCCCGCGTGGGGGCTGCTCCTCGCGCTCGGCATCGGCGCCGTGATCGCCCGCAGAAAAGCGTACTCAACGCTGTGA
- a CDS encoding bifunctional class I SAM-dependent methyltransferase/NUDIX hydrolase — protein MPVEDINTRAWIVYGRRQLARGSMPPVPDHLSWTPWEGVGPGVEVLGDITGRRVLDIGSGAGHHAVHLARAHGARVTGIELSPTQHERAVSTHADVPGVEFTHGDVAEHLTRSAPFDAAYAIGTLAFIDPHRVLPALRDGLHPGAPLVLSLLHTDLHGRGPSTEPAPREQMILLREDPPLPTRMWLLTPQLWEDLLTEYGFRVEAVDLLHHPEENAPVIQQLIRARRLPDRPARVSSRPRSARPPQAHAAVGVGAIVLGAQGLLLGRHRRGTLELPGGTVEAGESLEAAVVRELREETGLIARSADVRLLGTLVDHVEDVLRVTVGALVHAWRGQPTRQPDESIGDWAWYPLDQLPDGLFVCSAHILTAWRPDLPIDHTPAHFTPFAHSPSPSTPTGGVA, from the coding sequence GTGCCCGTCGAGGACATCAACACCCGAGCCTGGATCGTCTACGGCCGGCGCCAGCTGGCTCGCGGCTCCATGCCGCCCGTCCCCGACCACCTGTCCTGGACACCCTGGGAGGGAGTCGGACCGGGTGTCGAGGTCCTCGGCGACATCACCGGCCGACGTGTCCTGGACATCGGCTCCGGGGCCGGCCACCACGCCGTGCATCTCGCCCGGGCTCACGGCGCTCGCGTCACCGGGATCGAGCTGTCGCCGACCCAGCACGAGCGCGCCGTCTCCACGCACGCGGATGTGCCGGGCGTGGAATTCACGCACGGAGATGTGGCCGAACACCTCACCCGGTCCGCACCGTTCGACGCCGCGTACGCCATCGGCACCCTGGCCTTCATCGACCCGCACCGCGTGCTGCCCGCACTGCGCGACGGTCTGCACCCTGGCGCGCCGCTGGTCCTTTCGCTCCTGCACACCGACCTGCACGGCCGCGGCCCGTCCACGGAACCGGCACCGCGCGAGCAGATGATCCTGTTGCGCGAAGATCCTCCCTTGCCGACTCGGATGTGGCTCCTCACACCGCAACTGTGGGAGGACCTGCTCACCGAGTACGGCTTCCGCGTCGAGGCCGTCGACCTGCTGCACCACCCCGAGGAAAACGCCCCGGTCATCCAGCAGCTCATCCGGGCCCGACGCCTGCCCGACCGGCCGGCGCGGGTTTCCAGCCGCCCCCGCAGTGCCAGGCCACCGCAGGCGCACGCGGCCGTGGGTGTCGGCGCGATCGTCCTCGGCGCGCAGGGACTGCTCCTGGGCCGCCATCGTCGCGGCACCCTCGAACTGCCCGGCGGAACCGTCGAGGCCGGGGAGTCCCTCGAAGCCGCGGTGGTCCGCGAACTCCGCGAGGAGACCGGCCTGATCGCCCGTTCTGCCGACGTCAGGCTCCTGGGAACGCTCGTCGACCACGTCGAAGACGTCCTGCGGGTCACGGTGGGTGCCCTCGTTCACGCCTGGCGGGGACAGCCGACCCGGCAACCGGACGAAAGCATCGGCGACTGGGCCTGGTATCCCCTGGACCAGCTTCCCGACGGCTTGTTCGTGTGCAGCGCACACATCCTGACGGCCTGGCGTCCCGACCTGCCCATCGACCACACCCCCGCGCACTTCACGCCCTTCGCCCACAGCCCGTCGCCCTCGACGCCGACGGGCGGCGTGGCATGA
- a CDS encoding dihydrofolate reductase family protein, with protein MRNVTYSMGVSLDGYIVGPDGGFDWTEPDEEVFRFWIDEIREVGVHLLGRRLYETMLYWETADQDPSLDDSQLEWTALWKPLPKVVFSTTLSEVRGHARLASGGLAEEIERWRAEPGEGDIAIGGAALAAEAAASGLIDEYRAVVHPVLVGGGIPFFPRSERRVDLELVETRVFGSGVVHLRHRVAR; from the coding sequence ATGCGCAACGTGACCTATTCGATGGGCGTCTCGCTGGACGGCTACATCGTCGGACCGGACGGCGGCTTCGACTGGACGGAGCCCGACGAGGAGGTCTTCCGCTTCTGGATCGACGAGATCCGGGAGGTCGGCGTTCATCTGCTGGGACGACGGCTGTACGAGACGATGCTGTACTGGGAGACCGCCGACCAGGATCCCTCGCTCGACGACTCCCAGCTCGAGTGGACCGCGCTCTGGAAGCCGCTGCCCAAGGTGGTGTTCTCGACCACGCTGTCGGAGGTGCGGGGCCATGCCCGCCTGGCCTCCGGCGGCCTGGCGGAGGAGATCGAGCGGTGGCGGGCCGAGCCGGGGGAGGGCGACATCGCGATCGGCGGCGCGGCCCTCGCCGCCGAGGCGGCCGCGTCGGGTCTGATCGACGAGTACCGGGCCGTGGTCCACCCGGTGCTGGTCGGCGGCGGCATCCCGTTCTTTCCCCGGAGTGAGCGCCGGGTGGACCTCGAACTCGTCGAGACCCGCGTCTTCGGCTCGGGAGTCGTCCACCTCCGCCACCGCGTGGCGCGTTAG
- a CDS encoding serpin family protein — MASHGTVRAVNGLAARWVEALPHDGTVLAAAGVWPLLGLLADGAVGPARQELSDALGIPADGAATAARDLLSTLEAARGLSTALGLWTRSTLPVEPAWLDLLPADVHGQLTGDPVSDQSCLDTWAAKRTQGEIDAMPVTVNDETLLVLASALTLRTDWIRPFTPGGMQAETGPWRGMDLAGLHRTTSLLNRVGVADTAAGPLTELQVIGTHGIDVHLYLGTPEATAGQVLTAAVGALHNRRTMVPGDHLPHGTPGPGLSVTRAPSTDGEPTLHVSTVPFTVKVRHDLLDHPDLFGLRTATDASQGHFPGISAEPLAVQAAAQAMTATFGARGFRSGAVTAFAMMAGGIPRHPFRAREISARFDRPFGFLALHRTSRLVLNAGWVVTPDTFEEASWDW, encoded by the coding sequence ATGGCCAGTCACGGCACAGTCAGAGCCGTCAACGGACTGGCCGCGCGTTGGGTCGAGGCCCTGCCCCACGACGGCACGGTACTCGCCGCAGCCGGGGTGTGGCCGCTACTCGGCCTTCTGGCCGACGGTGCCGTGGGTCCCGCTCGTCAGGAACTCTCGGATGCACTCGGCATCCCGGCGGACGGCGCCGCAACGGCAGCACGCGACCTGCTCTCCACGCTCGAGGCGGCGCGTGGCCTGAGCACAGCCCTGGGGCTGTGGACTCGCAGCACCCTGCCCGTCGAACCGGCCTGGCTGGACCTACTGCCCGCCGATGTGCACGGGCAGCTCACCGGCGACCCCGTCAGCGACCAGTCGTGTCTCGACACATGGGCAGCCAAGCGCACCCAGGGAGAGATCGACGCGATGCCGGTCACGGTGAACGACGAGACTCTGCTGGTGCTGGCCAGCGCCCTGACCCTCCGTACCGACTGGATCCGGCCCTTCACCCCAGGCGGAATGCAAGCCGAAACGGGGCCCTGGCGCGGCATGGACCTGGCCGGCCTGCACCGAACCACCAGTCTCCTGAACCGGGTCGGCGTCGCGGACACGGCAGCCGGCCCCCTCACCGAACTTCAGGTCATCGGTACCCATGGCATCGACGTCCACCTGTACCTCGGAACACCCGAAGCAACCGCAGGCCAGGTACTGACTGCGGCTGTGGGCGCGCTCCACAACCGCCGGACCATGGTCCCCGGCGATCACCTCCCTCACGGCACTCCGGGCCCCGGGCTGTCCGTGACTCGCGCCCCCAGTACCGACGGCGAACCCACGCTCCACGTATCCACCGTGCCGTTCACCGTCAAAGTCCGCCACGACCTGCTCGACCACCCCGACCTGTTCGGCCTGCGCACGGCGACGGACGCCTCGCAGGGCCACTTTCCCGGCATCAGTGCCGAGCCGCTTGCGGTCCAGGCCGCCGCACAGGCAATGACGGCGACGTTCGGCGCACGCGGCTTCCGCTCCGGGGCCGTCACCGCCTTCGCCATGATGGCCGGTGGCATCCCGCGTCACCCTTTCCGAGCCCGCGAGATCAGCGCCCGCTTCGACCGCCCCTTCGGGTTCCTCGCTCTGCACCGGACCTCCCGACTCGTCCTCAACGCAGGATGGGTCGTCACCCCCGACACCTTCGAGGAAGCCTCCTGGGACTGGTGA
- a CDS encoding class I SAM-dependent methyltransferase: MVHTSQDARASGAYEAGEAGAYWEPLWRSGRRYRSIDAPEREALSRQVGIGRGRPALDIGSGDGALVRALAELGYRPTGIDCAPGALSTARHEHPGLDFRHFDFDTDDLADLPEPAFTLITCRLVYRWVQDKHAFLSRLRRLLAPGGIFWVATSVHGPRRGEAEPWEIDAAETELLTAGWARADVTQLDESYHCFALRP, translated from the coding sequence GTGGTCCACACGTCACAAGACGCCCGAGCAAGCGGAGCGTACGAAGCAGGCGAGGCCGGCGCGTACTGGGAGCCGCTGTGGCGATCCGGCCGGCGCTACCGGAGCATCGACGCGCCGGAGCGAGAAGCCCTGAGCCGTCAGGTAGGCATCGGTCGTGGGAGACCCGCCCTCGACATCGGCTCCGGCGACGGGGCACTCGTGCGGGCGCTCGCCGAACTCGGCTACCGGCCGACCGGGATCGACTGTGCACCCGGCGCGCTCTCCACCGCCCGTCACGAGCACCCCGGCCTTGACTTCAGGCACTTCGACTTCGACACCGACGACCTGGCCGACCTGCCCGAACCGGCGTTCACGCTCATCACCTGCCGACTGGTCTACCGCTGGGTCCAGGACAAGCACGCGTTCCTGTCCCGGCTGCGTCGGCTCCTCGCCCCGGGAGGCATCTTCTGGGTGGCCACTTCCGTGCACGGTCCCCGGCGCGGCGAGGCCGAACCATGGGAGATCGACGCCGCGGAGACGGAACTCCTCACCGCCGGCTGGGCCCGGGCGGACGTGACGCAGCTCGACGAGTCGTACCACTGCTTCGCCCTGCGCCCCTGA
- a CDS encoding DUF3000 domain-containing protein, translating to MAAAQGRLSDGKGGMDEAKNTGEDLGQEGAAPPLPFRTAVDAMRGARLRPQIEVETTPAPTRLAPYAHALEAAVVDGEQELADGRLVLLHDPAGHDAWRGTFRLVTLVRAELEPEMAADPLLPEVCWSWLTGALSARDLTYGEPSGTVTRASSHYFGGLSERPAASQIEIRASWTPREGPGGVPDTAAHLVAWCDLLAQVAGLPPAAPGDASVVTLPQRRGPQSR from the coding sequence ATGGCTGCGGCTCAAGGACGATTGTCGGACGGCAAGGGCGGTATGGACGAGGCGAAGAACACCGGGGAGGACCTCGGGCAGGAGGGCGCGGCGCCCCCGCTGCCCTTTCGGACGGCCGTCGACGCGATGCGGGGCGCGCGGCTGCGGCCGCAGATCGAGGTAGAGACCACGCCCGCGCCCACCCGGCTCGCCCCCTACGCGCACGCGCTGGAGGCGGCGGTCGTGGACGGTGAGCAGGAGCTGGCGGACGGCCGGCTGGTACTGCTGCACGACCCGGCCGGGCACGACGCCTGGCGGGGCACCTTCCGGCTGGTGACGCTGGTGCGCGCGGAACTGGAGCCGGAGATGGCGGCGGATCCGCTGCTGCCGGAGGTGTGCTGGTCCTGGCTGACCGGCGCGCTCTCGGCCCGCGACCTGACGTACGGCGAACCCAGCGGCACGGTCACGCGGGCGAGTTCGCACTACTTCGGCGGGCTGTCCGAGCGCCCCGCCGCCTCGCAGATCGAGATCCGCGCCTCGTGGACGCCGCGGGAGGGGCCGGGCGGGGTGCCGGACACCGCCGCCCATCTGGTCGCCTGGTGCGATCTGCTGGCCCAGGTCGCCGGGCTGCCCCCGGCGGCTCCGGGGGACGCGTCGGTGGTGACGCTCCCTCAGCGGAGGGGGCCGCAGTCGCGCTGA
- a CDS encoding RNA polymerase sigma factor — translation MRALDELDEERLVRLVARGDRGAFDELYRRTSPWLAVRLRRRCSDEQIVAEVMQETYLAVWRAAGAFAGSAVGGTAVGWLWTIAARRLVDAFRRRAHHAEPPVAAAERAVVPAAEDEALAGTVDGDVGDALRRLAPELREVLQAMVLDGFSVRETAVLLRLPEGTVKTRARRARIAMREALT, via the coding sequence GTGAGAGCACTGGACGAGCTGGACGAGGAGCGCCTCGTCCGGCTGGTGGCCAGAGGTGACCGCGGGGCGTTCGACGAGTTGTACCGGCGCACGTCGCCGTGGCTGGCTGTGCGGTTGCGCCGCCGCTGCTCGGACGAGCAGATCGTCGCCGAGGTCATGCAGGAGACCTATCTGGCGGTGTGGCGCGCGGCCGGCGCGTTCGCCGGGAGCGCGGTCGGCGGGACGGCCGTCGGATGGTTGTGGACGATCGCGGCGCGCCGCCTCGTCGACGCGTTCCGGCGCCGTGCCCACCATGCCGAGCCGCCGGTCGCCGCCGCCGAACGGGCGGTGGTGCCCGCGGCGGAGGACGAGGCACTGGCCGGGACCGTCGACGGGGACGTCGGTGACGCTCTTCGGCGACTGGCGCCGGAACTTCGAGAGGTCCTGCAGGCCATGGTGCTGGACGGGTTCTCCGTGCGGGAGACCGCCGTCCTGCTCAGACTGCCCGAAGGCACGGTCAAGACCCGCGCCCGCCGGGCCCGGATCGCGATGCGGGAGGCGCTGACATGA
- a CDS encoding ribonuclease D — protein sequence MTDAHDTAADSSLRTTGGAPPDDNGSPATEAPTPLLEPREGIPPVITGGAALAEVTAAFAAGTGPVAVDAERASGYRYGQRAYLVQLRRAGAGSALIDPVACPDLSGLGQALSGAEWVLHAATQDLPCLREIGMLPGRLFDTELAGRLAGFPRVGLGAMVENVLGFVLEKGHSAVDWSTRPLPEPWLRYAALDVELLVDLRHALEKELDRQGKLEWALQEFEAIASAPPPEPRKDPWRRTSGMHKVRRRRQMAVVRELWQVRDRIAQRRDVSPGKVLSDAAIVEAALALPVNVHALGALNGFGPRVGRRQLEQWQTAVDRARALPESQLPQPGQPVTGPPPPRAWADKDPVAAARLSAARAGVSALAERLNMPQENLITPDTVRRVCWEPPQSADRESVAAVLAGYGARPWQVEQVTPVLVTALVSGGSGGL from the coding sequence GTGACCGACGCCCACGACACCGCAGCAGACAGCTCCCTGCGAACCACCGGAGGCGCCCCTCCGGACGACAACGGATCACCTGCTACGGAGGCGCCGACCCCCTTGCTCGAACCGCGTGAGGGCATCCCGCCCGTGATCACGGGCGGGGCCGCCCTCGCCGAGGTGACCGCCGCCTTCGCCGCGGGCACCGGACCGGTCGCCGTCGACGCCGAGCGCGCCTCCGGCTACCGCTACGGCCAGCGCGCCTACCTCGTCCAGCTGCGCCGTGCGGGCGCCGGGTCCGCCCTGATCGACCCCGTCGCCTGCCCGGACCTGTCCGGCCTGGGCCAGGCGCTGTCCGGCGCCGAGTGGGTGCTGCACGCCGCCACCCAGGACCTGCCCTGCCTGCGCGAGATAGGGATGCTGCCCGGCCGCCTCTTCGACACCGAACTGGCCGGACGCCTGGCCGGCTTCCCCCGGGTCGGCCTCGGCGCGATGGTCGAGAACGTGCTCGGCTTCGTCCTGGAGAAGGGCCACTCCGCCGTCGACTGGTCCACCCGCCCGCTGCCCGAGCCCTGGCTGCGCTACGCCGCCCTCGACGTCGAGCTCCTGGTCGACCTGCGGCACGCCCTGGAGAAGGAACTGGACCGGCAGGGCAAACTGGAGTGGGCCCTGCAGGAGTTCGAGGCGATCGCCTCGGCGCCGCCGCCGGAGCCCCGCAAGGACCCCTGGCGGCGCACCTCCGGCATGCACAAGGTGCGCAGGCGCCGGCAGATGGCCGTCGTCAGGGAGCTGTGGCAGGTCCGGGACCGGATCGCGCAGCGCCGGGACGTCTCCCCGGGCAAGGTGCTCTCCGACGCCGCCATCGTCGAGGCCGCGCTCGCCCTCCCGGTCAACGTCCACGCCCTGGGCGCGCTGAACGGGTTCGGGCCGCGGGTGGGGCGGCGCCAGCTGGAGCAGTGGCAGACGGCCGTCGACCGGGCGAGGGCACTGCCCGAGTCCCAGTTGCCGCAGCCCGGACAGCCGGTGACCGGTCCGCCGCCGCCGCGCGCCTGGGCGGACAAGGACCCGGTGGCCGCGGCCCGGCTCTCCGCGGCCCGCGCGGGGGTGAGCGCGCTCGCCGAACGGCTGAACATGCCGCAGGAGAACCTGATCACCCCGGACACGGTGCGCAGGGTGTGCTGGGAGCCCCCGCAGTCGGCCGACAGGGAGTCCGTCGCGGCGGTGCTGGCCGGGTACGGGGCGCGGCCGTGGCAGGTGGAACAGGTGACCCCGGTGCTGGTCACCGCACTGGTCTCCGGCGGTTCGGGAGGGCTCTGA
- a CDS encoding helix-turn-helix transcriptional regulator encodes MSVLLEQPASLVAYRPNKPTAMVVVADPRVRSTVTRHLWALGVRDVIEASSVAEARPRIGNPRDICVADVHLPDGSGLTLLSETRAAGWPNGLALSAADDIGAVRNALAGGVKGYVVTGTRTNLGLPSRPGAAPLGAGPRLHRRPPGAPSHPGGYRELSGREVEVLRLVAEGQSNKAIGVSMGLSALTVKSHLARIARKLGTGDRAGMVAVALRTGIIH; translated from the coding sequence GTGTCCGTTCTCCTCGAGCAGCCCGCAAGCCTGGTCGCCTACCGCCCGAACAAGCCGACCGCCATGGTGGTCGTGGCCGACCCCCGCGTCCGTTCCACCGTCACCCGCCATCTGTGGGCGCTCGGTGTGCGCGACGTGATCGAGGCCTCGTCCGTCGCGGAGGCTCGTCCCCGCATCGGCAACCCCCGCGACATCTGCGTCGCCGACGTCCACCTGCCGGACGGTTCCGGCCTCACCCTCCTCTCCGAGACCCGAGCGGCGGGCTGGCCCAACGGCCTCGCCCTGTCCGCCGCCGACGACATCGGCGCCGTGCGCAACGCCCTCGCGGGCGGAGTGAAGGGCTACGTCGTCACCGGCACCCGCACCAACCTCGGACTCCCCTCCCGTCCCGGAGCCGCTCCCCTCGGCGCCGGCCCCCGTCTGCACCGCCGCCCCCCGGGTGCTCCGAGCCACCCGGGCGGCTACCGCGAACTGTCCGGCCGTGAGGTCGAGGTGCTGCGGCTGGTGGCGGAGGGCCAGTCCAACAAGGCCATCGGCGTCTCGATGGGCCTGTCCGCACTGACCGTCAAGAGCCACCTCGCCCGCATCGCCCGCAAGCTCGGTACCGGCGACCGCGCGGGGATGGTGGCGGTGGCCCTGCGCACGGGCATCATCCACTGA
- a CDS encoding ATP-binding cassette domain-containing protein, with protein MTAASTETPETPPPPPPATISFEGKFGQNPLEDAGFGTMCRRLPSVLAHTARKAWAVDRTGSVLLLVCQVLTGVAAAVVLASTARAMTHVLGGGTVSERLHGAVPALIMVTLAAGTGRICGLLSSYADGRITPLLTTEADVALVSAVLRVESSAYGRDGFSDQQEAAEIGVTRTRLMVQDAQRFMSALVRMIAAGGVITALHPLMLPVLLLAVLPAGVGAVLSARVDYRTHFLNLGDRNVRAMMRSWATHSRFGDEVRANGMTGYQIHWYQALSDRIDRRTLEAAPQMLRIQLSTSALGGFFLMCTWATLAGLSVTGRIALPVAATAVVAVQSALAALSQVVINGAALFHTSLYLADMRAFLGLAHERAPKRGELTIPERVDEIRIEEAVYHYPGKEDPAVAGISLTLRRGEILAVVGANGSGKSTLTRLITGIVLADKGRVLWDGVDLADADPDAVWSRTSLVPQNFACWPLRARENITLGQPRTHDDEPVWDAIDAVGMREEIERLPRRLDTLLARELFGGAELSGGQWQRLVCGRALYRQTPLMILDEPTSQMDARGEHAIFTQIKRLAPQCMTIVVTHQLENTRLADRILVMDEGRVVEQGAYDDLVNAGGQFADLVALAKDR; from the coding sequence GTGACTGCCGCCTCGACCGAAACTCCCGAGACGCCTCCCCCTCCACCGCCGGCCACCATCAGCTTCGAGGGCAAGTTCGGCCAGAACCCGCTGGAGGATGCCGGCTTCGGGACGATGTGCCGACGCCTGCCCTCCGTACTGGCCCACACCGCGCGCAAGGCGTGGGCCGTCGACAGGACCGGCTCCGTACTGCTCCTCGTGTGCCAGGTGCTCACCGGCGTCGCCGCCGCTGTCGTCCTGGCCTCCACCGCCCGCGCCATGACACACGTCCTCGGCGGCGGCACCGTCTCCGAACGTCTGCACGGCGCGGTCCCCGCCTTGATCATGGTGACCCTGGCCGCGGGCACCGGCCGGATCTGTGGCCTCCTGTCCTCGTACGCGGACGGACGCATCACGCCGCTGTTGACCACCGAAGCCGACGTCGCGCTCGTCTCCGCCGTGCTGCGTGTGGAGTCGTCCGCCTACGGGAGGGACGGTTTCTCCGACCAGCAGGAGGCGGCCGAGATCGGGGTCACCCGCACCCGCCTGATGGTGCAGGACGCGCAGCGGTTCATGTCCGCCCTGGTCCGCATGATCGCCGCCGGCGGGGTCATCACCGCACTGCATCCGCTGATGCTGCCGGTGCTCCTCCTGGCCGTGCTGCCCGCCGGCGTCGGAGCCGTGCTGTCGGCCCGTGTCGACTACCGCACGCACTTCCTCAACCTCGGCGACCGCAACGTACGGGCCATGATGCGCAGTTGGGCCACCCACTCCCGCTTCGGCGACGAGGTCCGCGCCAACGGCATGACCGGCTACCAGATCCACTGGTACCAGGCCCTGTCCGACCGCATCGACCGGCGCACCCTCGAAGCGGCGCCGCAGATGCTGCGCATCCAGTTGTCCACCAGCGCCCTGGGCGGCTTCTTCCTGATGTGCACCTGGGCCACCCTCGCCGGTCTCTCCGTCACCGGCCGCATCGCCCTGCCCGTCGCGGCCACCGCGGTGGTCGCCGTCCAGAGCGCGCTCGCCGCGCTCTCCCAGGTCGTCATCAACGGCGCCGCCCTGTTCCACACCTCGCTCTACCTCGCCGACATGCGGGCGTTCCTCGGCCTCGCTCACGAACGCGCCCCGAAGCGGGGTGAGCTGACGATCCCGGAGCGCGTCGACGAGATCCGTATCGAGGAGGCCGTCTACCACTACCCCGGCAAGGAGGATCCGGCCGTCGCGGGGATCTCCCTGACCCTGCGCCGCGGTGAGATCCTGGCCGTCGTCGGCGCGAACGGTTCCGGCAAGTCCACCCTGACCAGACTCATCACCGGGATCGTGCTCGCCGACAAGGGGCGCGTCCTGTGGGACGGCGTCGATCTCGCCGACGCCGACCCCGACGCTGTGTGGAGCCGCACCTCACTCGTTCCGCAGAACTTCGCGTGCTGGCCGTTGCGGGCCCGCGAGAACATCACCCTGGGCCAGCCCCGCACCCACGACGACGAGCCGGTGTGGGACGCCATCGACGCCGTCGGCATGCGCGAGGAGATCGAGAGGCTGCCCCGCCGACTCGACACCCTCCTGGCCCGAGAGCTGTTCGGCGGCGCCGAACTGTCGGGCGGTCAGTGGCAGCGGCTCGTGTGTGGCCGCGCGCTGTACCGGCAGACGCCGCTCATGATCCTGGACGAGCCCACCTCGCAGATGGACGCCCGCGGCGAGCACGCGATCTTCACGCAGATCAAGCGCCTGGCACCCCAGTGCATGACGATCGTCGTCACGCACCAGCTGGAGAACACCCGGCTCGCCGACCGCATCCTCGTGATGGACGAAGGCCGCGTCGTCGAACAGGGCGCGTACGACGACCTGGTGAACGCCGGCGGCCAGTTCGCCGACCTCGTCGCCCTGGCCAAGGACCGCTGA